A genomic region of Chlorobaculum parvum NCIB 8327 contains the following coding sequences:
- a CDS encoding cation:proton antiporter, producing the protein MEHYYVELLQEFQLPLTNPVLIFSLVLFIILLSPIVLKRFNIPGTVGLILSGVLIGPYALNLLEKSSAVDLFSTIGLLYIMFIAGAELQVNELKRNRNQSLLFGLLTLIVPIVAVYPVCRYLLNYNVSASLLTASMLATHTLVAYPIVNRMGIAKNQAVPITVAGTILTDTAVLLLLAVIIGYSQGNLTQEFWLHLAISLTIFTMIVFIVLPFIARWFFTKLENEKHAHYIFVLSAVFFSAFLSRVAGLEPIVGAFAAGLALNRLIPNSSALMNRIEFIGNSLFIPFFLISVGMLVDLRVILSGPMTLIIAALLTVVALAGKWLPAWVTQKLFKLSAAQRQLIFGLSSSRAAATIAIVLVGYQARILDLNILNATIILILVTCIVGSMVTEKAAKEIVVEESQASPVDESDEASFSEQILLPIAEGLPSERVLEFAVLIREKRSAKPLILLSVVPNDHEAELNMKKSKKALEPMINYAASFDTKLDIVATIDYNVSSGISRMARELQADLVVYGWPLHRGFIARLINDSAESIVNCTSKTTIICQITQPLALHRRLVVIIPPLAEMEKGFEQWVAKMTLLSLELSIPMELHCNSKTHAAVLDSFDSMQSAPKLLFEPMKNARDWENLSRQRKRFKDDDIIVLVSARKDSLSYKPYFDQSPEQLEKHFGGISKIMIYPASYGAANIAEGYVDVVVPEPIRIGASAIRKVGNELGLFLKKNQQQIRKKIRDKRQNQQKTQDTTEKGDKP; encoded by the coding sequence ATGGAGCATTACTACGTTGAACTTCTTCAGGAATTTCAGTTACCGCTGACCAATCCGGTGCTGATTTTTTCGCTCGTGTTGTTCATCATTTTGCTCTCGCCTATCGTCCTCAAGCGTTTTAATATTCCGGGAACGGTCGGTCTGATTCTCTCCGGCGTGCTGATTGGCCCCTATGCCCTGAATCTGCTTGAAAAAAGCTCGGCGGTGGATCTGTTTTCGACCATCGGCCTGCTTTACATCATGTTCATTGCCGGGGCAGAACTTCAGGTCAACGAGCTGAAGCGAAACCGCAATCAAAGCCTCCTGTTTGGCCTCCTGACCCTCATCGTGCCTATCGTTGCGGTTTATCCGGTGTGCCGCTATTTACTCAATTACAATGTGAGTGCGAGCCTGCTTACGGCCAGCATGCTTGCGACCCATACGCTGGTAGCTTATCCGATCGTCAACCGCATGGGCATTGCAAAAAACCAGGCCGTGCCCATAACGGTGGCCGGCACGATTCTGACCGACACCGCTGTCCTGCTGCTGCTTGCAGTCATCATCGGCTACAGTCAGGGCAATCTCACTCAGGAGTTCTGGCTCCACCTCGCCATTTCGCTCACGATTTTCACGATGATCGTCTTCATCGTACTGCCGTTTATCGCGCGTTGGTTCTTTACCAAGCTCGAAAACGAGAAGCATGCGCACTACATCTTTGTGCTTTCGGCCGTCTTTTTCTCGGCCTTCCTCTCCAGAGTCGCCGGGCTTGAACCGATTGTCGGAGCATTCGCTGCGGGCCTGGCGCTCAACCGGCTCATTCCGAACTCTTCAGCTCTGATGAACCGCATCGAATTTATCGGCAATTCCCTGTTCATCCCGTTTTTCCTGATCAGCGTGGGAATGCTGGTGGATCTCAGGGTGATCCTGAGCGGCCCGATGACCCTCATCATCGCAGCGTTGCTGACGGTGGTGGCGCTTGCAGGAAAATGGCTCCCGGCATGGGTGACCCAGAAGCTGTTCAAGTTGTCGGCAGCGCAACGGCAGCTGATCTTCGGATTGAGCAGCTCCCGGGCGGCGGCCACCATCGCGATCGTGCTGGTCGGCTATCAGGCTCGTATTCTCGACCTGAACATTCTGAACGCTACCATCATTCTGATTCTGGTGACGTGCATCGTAGGCTCAATGGTCACCGAAAAAGCCGCCAAAGAGATCGTCGTCGAGGAGAGCCAGGCAAGTCCGGTAGATGAGAGTGATGAGGCGAGCTTCTCCGAGCAGATTTTGCTACCGATCGCCGAAGGGTTGCCCTCTGAACGGGTACTTGAATTTGCGGTGCTCATCAGGGAGAAACGCTCGGCCAAGCCGCTGATTCTGCTGAGTGTGGTGCCCAACGACCACGAGGCTGAGTTGAACATGAAAAAATCCAAAAAGGCGCTGGAGCCGATGATCAACTACGCGGCTTCGTTCGATACGAAACTCGATATCGTGGCCACAATCGACTATAACGTCAGCAGCGGCATCAGTCGTATGGCAAGAGAGCTGCAAGCCGACCTGGTGGTGTATGGCTGGCCACTGCACAGAGGTTTCATTGCCCGGCTGATCAACGATTCGGCAGAAAGCATCGTCAACTGCACCAGCAAAACCACCATCATCTGCCAAATCACCCAACCGCTCGCTTTGCATCGCCGGTTGGTGGTGATCATTCCGCCGCTGGCCGAAATGGAGAAAGGCTTCGAGCAGTGGGTCGCGAAAATGACGCTGCTGTCACTGGAGCTGAGCATACCGATGGAACTCCACTGCAACAGCAAAACCCACGCCGCCGTGCTCGACAGCTTCGACTCGATGCAGTCGGCGCCCAAGTTGCTTTTCGAGCCGATGAAAAATGCACGCGACTGGGAAAACCTGTCCAGACAACGCAAGCGCTTCAAGGATGACGACATCATCGTGCTGGTCAGCGCCCGAAAGGATTCGCTTTCATACAAACCCTATTTCGACCAGAGCCCGGAACAGCTCGAAAAGCATTTCGGAGGCATCAGCAAAATCATGATCTACCCGGCCAGCTACGGTGCAGCCAATATTGCTGAAGGGTATGTTGACGTGGTCGTACCGGAACCGATTCGCATCGGCGCTTCGGCAATTCGGAAAGTCGGAAACGAGCTCGGTCTGTTCCTGAAAAAAAATCAGCAGCAGATCAGAAAAAAGATTCGCGATAAACGTCAAAACCAGCAAAAAACGCAGGATACCACAGAAAAGGGCGACAAGCCGTAA
- a CDS encoding DUF3683 domain-containing protein: MTVNKELEIAKTAPAVKREIPYNYTSASDRQAISFILGEAVVRQVDELRDFRVTGRSARLLMQIFGDILIHGRNPYLFQELLDSERRRNRIFEHARKDLETIEASANGDSRVLAIVQTLRKKLDKFRAEIEVIPAYRQKLKRELAPIVGTKNVLFDPFSIVAHATDATDWRLYLPVAVVTPDNEAQVAPLIAAIAKLGLRVIPRGAGTGLTGGAVPLRSDCVIINTEKLNHVRGISERTFHLKEGHSVTGKVIEVESGVITEAAMHHADEHGLVFATDPTSEWACTIGGNIAENAGGKMAVRWGTCIDNLLEWKIAMPGGKLWTVRRTDHQLRKILPEDTVTYEVLDQHGAPLKRITLRGTEIRKQGLWKDITNKALGGVPGLQKEGTDGVITSAVFVLYPKYEEKRTLCLEFFGPDMDEASRVIVELANIFPYREVEHEALLALEHFDDEYIRAIDYKVKATRPQTPKAVLLIDIAGHNEAEVDAGIERVRELLGKHPNTLMFVARDQAEATLYWQDRKRLSAIARRTNAFKLNEDIVIPIDQLAVFARFIDDLNVEEERYSQQLYIDRVETMLHESSKPASLSAFEAKIPAGLALCDLIRGRLDTADPLMLRSLTLVQEFRSELKQLFRGYPKTLDAIEAAYKYVRDRRIVLATHMHAGDGNVHVNVPVLSNDRPMLERADHVIDQVMEKVISLGGVVSGEHGIGVTKLKYMDKARIEELSAYRNEVDPDRIMNPGKLEDYEALNHIFTPSFNLLELEAHILKRGKLEELSKKVDHCIRCGKCKPDCCVYYPARGMFYHPRNKNLAIGSLIEALLYDAQRERSTDFSLLQWLEEVADHCTICHKCLKPCPVDIDTGEVSILEREILSARGFKNTPPITKLTLDYLTNRSPFYNRIFRNAVLRAGGAAQRTGTKLTAPLQTSEEAQKMLPPLRLLRSAVPPVPEKTLRDVLPPCDSDQVLVFEPEGKEATSTVFYFPGCGSERLHSTVSMAAIHILLETGTRVILPPPFLCCGFPLHVNAKNDEYDKIVLRNSVMFSQIKEMFSYLDFDACVISCGTCMEGLEIMDAPKLFGNRIVDVSRYAFEKGMRVEGGSAPENLYHAPCHDSLKGKACDLLRDVGGFGKVTEVPHCCSEAGTLALSRPDITDSMLQRKREALKESMHGSATATILTNCPSCVQGLGRNQDMGVEPKHIAVALAEKLSGPNWQERFLAQAAKAQAVLF, translated from the coding sequence ATGACTGTTAATAAAGAGCTTGAAATCGCGAAAACGGCTCCTGCCGTCAAACGCGAAATTCCATACAATTATACCTCCGCCAGCGACCGGCAGGCGATTTCGTTCATACTGGGCGAAGCTGTGGTGCGGCAGGTTGACGAGTTGCGCGATTTTCGCGTGACAGGGCGTTCCGCACGCCTGCTGATGCAGATTTTCGGTGACATCCTTATTCACGGACGCAATCCCTACCTGTTTCAGGAGCTGCTCGATTCGGAACGCCGCAGGAACCGTATTTTCGAACATGCGCGGAAAGATCTTGAAACCATCGAAGCATCGGCCAACGGCGATTCGAGGGTACTGGCCATCGTGCAGACCCTGCGTAAAAAGCTTGATAAATTTCGTGCCGAGATCGAAGTCATTCCTGCCTACCGCCAAAAGCTGAAGCGGGAGCTGGCGCCCATCGTTGGGACCAAAAATGTACTGTTTGATCCTTTCTCGATTGTCGCGCACGCTACTGACGCCACCGACTGGCGCTTGTACCTGCCAGTAGCCGTGGTGACGCCGGACAACGAGGCGCAGGTGGCGCCCCTAATCGCTGCTATCGCCAAGCTTGGGCTGCGTGTGATTCCGCGCGGTGCCGGTACCGGCCTGACCGGCGGCGCAGTGCCGCTGCGTTCGGATTGCGTCATCATCAACACCGAGAAACTGAACCACGTGCGTGGCATTAGCGAGCGGACGTTCCACTTGAAGGAGGGGCATTCAGTAACGGGTAAGGTGATCGAGGTCGAGTCGGGCGTCATCACCGAGGCGGCCATGCACCATGCCGACGAGCATGGCTTGGTGTTTGCAACCGACCCGACCAGCGAGTGGGCCTGCACCATCGGCGGCAACATCGCCGAGAACGCGGGCGGCAAAATGGCCGTGCGCTGGGGCACCTGCATCGACAATTTGCTGGAGTGGAAGATCGCCATGCCGGGCGGCAAACTGTGGACCGTTCGCCGAACCGATCATCAGCTTCGCAAAATTCTGCCAGAGGACACCGTGACCTACGAGGTGCTCGATCAGCACGGTGCGCCGCTAAAGCGCATCACCTTGCGCGGCACCGAAATCCGCAAACAGGGGCTGTGGAAAGATATTACCAACAAGGCGCTCGGTGGCGTGCCGGGACTGCAGAAAGAGGGCACCGACGGCGTCATCACTTCGGCAGTGTTCGTGCTCTATCCGAAGTACGAAGAGAAACGCACGCTCTGTCTGGAGTTCTTTGGCCCCGACATGGACGAAGCCAGCCGGGTCATCGTCGAGCTTGCCAACATCTTCCCCTACCGGGAGGTGGAGCATGAGGCGCTGCTCGCGCTGGAGCATTTCGACGACGAGTACATCCGCGCAATCGACTACAAAGTGAAGGCCACGCGGCCGCAGACGCCGAAAGCGGTGCTTCTGATCGATATCGCCGGCCACAACGAGGCAGAGGTCGACGCGGGTATCGAACGGGTGCGTGAGCTGCTCGGCAAGCACCCGAACACCCTGATGTTCGTCGCTCGCGACCAGGCCGAAGCCACCCTGTACTGGCAGGATCGCAAACGGCTCAGCGCAATCGCACGACGGACCAATGCCTTCAAGCTGAACGAGGATATCGTCATTCCGATCGATCAGCTTGCGGTGTTCGCCCGCTTCATCGACGATCTTAACGTCGAGGAGGAGCGTTACTCGCAGCAGCTCTATATTGACCGGGTTGAGACAATGCTGCACGAAAGCAGCAAACCGGCCAGCCTCTCTGCATTCGAGGCCAAAATCCCGGCTGGCCTCGCTCTGTGCGATCTGATCCGCGGACGTCTTGACACGGCTGATCCGCTGATGCTTCGCTCGCTGACGCTGGTTCAGGAGTTTCGTTCGGAACTGAAACAGCTCTTCCGCGGCTACCCGAAAACGCTCGATGCCATCGAGGCGGCATACAAGTACGTTCGGGACCGCCGTATTGTGCTGGCCACGCACATGCACGCCGGCGATGGGAACGTGCACGTCAACGTGCCGGTACTCTCGAACGATCGACCGATGCTGGAACGGGCAGACCACGTCATCGACCAGGTGATGGAAAAGGTGATTTCGCTGGGCGGCGTGGTATCGGGCGAGCACGGCATCGGCGTGACGAAGTTGAAGTACATGGACAAGGCGCGCATCGAAGAGCTATCGGCCTACCGAAACGAGGTCGATCCTGATCGCATCATGAATCCCGGCAAACTGGAGGATTACGAGGCGCTGAACCATATCTTCACCCCGTCGTTCAACCTGCTGGAGCTTGAAGCGCACATCCTGAAACGAGGCAAGCTCGAAGAGCTGTCGAAGAAGGTGGACCACTGTATCCGCTGCGGCAAGTGCAAGCCGGACTGCTGTGTTTACTACCCGGCACGCGGCATGTTCTACCATCCGCGCAACAAGAACCTGGCCATCGGTTCACTCATCGAGGCGTTGCTTTACGACGCCCAGCGCGAGCGTTCGACCGACTTCAGCCTGCTGCAATGGCTCGAAGAGGTAGCCGATCACTGCACGATTTGCCACAAGTGTCTCAAACCCTGCCCGGTAGACATCGATACTGGCGAGGTTTCGATACTGGAGCGGGAAATTCTCTCGGCACGCGGATTCAAAAACACGCCACCTATTACGAAGCTGACGCTCGACTACCTGACCAACCGCTCGCCGTTTTACAACCGGATTTTCCGCAATGCCGTGCTGCGGGCTGGCGGCGCTGCCCAGCGGACAGGAACGAAGCTCACTGCGCCACTTCAGACTTCGGAGGAGGCACAGAAAATGCTGCCACCGCTGCGCCTGCTGCGCTCGGCCGTACCGCCGGTGCCGGAAAAAACGCTGCGAGACGTGCTGCCACCCTGCGACAGCGATCAGGTGCTGGTGTTCGAGCCGGAGGGCAAAGAGGCCACCTCGACCGTCTTCTACTTCCCCGGCTGTGGCTCGGAGCGCCTTCACTCGACCGTGTCGATGGCGGCAATCCACATTCTGCTCGAAACTGGTACGCGGGTAATTCTACCGCCACCGTTCCTGTGCTGCGGCTTCCCGCTGCACGTCAACGCCAAAAACGACGAGTACGACAAGATCGTATTGCGTAACTCGGTCATGTTCAGCCAGATCAAGGAGATGTTTTCGTATCTCGATTTCGATGCCTGCGTCATTTCTTGCGGCACCTGTATGGAGGGGCTTGAAATTATGGATGCTCCGAAGCTGTTCGGCAATCGCATCGTTGACGTGTCGCGGTACGCCTTCGAAAAAGGGATGCGGGTCGAGGGTGGAAGCGCTCCCGAAAACCTCTATCACGCTCCGTGCCACGACTCGCTGAAAGGCAAGGCGTGTGACCTGTTGCGCGACGTCGGTGGATTCGGCAAGGTGACTGAGGTGCCGCACTGCTGTTCGGAAGCCGGTACGCTGGCACTTTCGAGGCCTGACATCACCGACTCGATGCTCCAGCGCAAACGAGAAGCGCTCAAGGAGTCGATGCATGGTTCGGCCACGGCAACCATCCTTACCAACTGCCCCTCGTGCGTACAGGGGCTTGGACGCAACCAGGATATGGGCGTGGAACCCAAGCACATCGCCGTTGCGTTGGCCGAAAAACTCTCCGGCCCCAACTGGCAAGAACGCTTCCTGGCCCAAGCCGCAAAAGCCCAGGCCGTACTGTTTTAG
- a CDS encoding SDR family oxidoreductase: MSNVPQSLGVVITGGTAGLGLAMALEFLRAGDRVVICGRRKVQLDEALQQLQMAVSSCEVYGMVCDISDPEQATTFVDFAVSKLGIIHRWINNAGTAGRMRRPLWQLDPHDIDETCRTNLSGSMMVCAAVLKAMLRQSAGDGQPVYHLFNMGFSSAGLRSSPTSVAHRASKRAVALMSELLLEELERSSNRSIGVHELSPGLVLTELLLRDATIEHKRFFNAMAETAETVAARLVPAIRRIDKRDGAVRYQPVITMLLRLVASRFGYRKERFFDSGGMRRNN; the protein is encoded by the coding sequence TTGAGCAACGTTCCTCAATCATTGGGAGTGGTCATTACAGGTGGAACTGCCGGGCTTGGATTGGCGATGGCTCTGGAGTTTCTGCGTGCCGGTGACCGGGTGGTGATTTGCGGCCGTCGCAAAGTGCAGCTCGATGAGGCGTTGCAGCAGCTTCAGATGGCCGTGTCGAGCTGTGAAGTCTATGGCATGGTTTGTGACATCTCCGATCCTGAGCAAGCCACGACATTTGTTGATTTTGCCGTTTCAAAGCTCGGTATCATCCATCGCTGGATCAACAATGCCGGAACTGCAGGCCGTATGCGCCGTCCGCTCTGGCAGCTCGATCCGCACGACATCGATGAAACCTGCCGCACGAATCTTTCCGGCAGCATGATGGTGTGTGCAGCAGTGCTCAAAGCCATGCTCCGGCAATCGGCAGGAGACGGACAGCCGGTTTATCATCTCTTTAACATGGGCTTTTCATCGGCTGGACTGCGTTCTTCGCCGACTTCGGTTGCGCATCGCGCTTCAAAACGCGCAGTGGCCCTGATGAGTGAGTTGTTGCTTGAAGAGTTGGAACGGTCGAGCAATCGAAGCATCGGGGTTCATGAACTGAGCCCGGGGCTGGTGCTGACCGAGCTGCTGCTTCGTGACGCTACGATTGAGCATAAGCGCTTTTTCAATGCCATGGCTGAAACTGCCGAAACAGTAGCCGCACGGCTTGTGCCTGCGATCAGGCGAATCGACAAACGAGACGGTGCCGTGCGCTACCAGCCGGTCATTACGATGCTGCTCCGCCTTGTTGCTTCAAGGTTCGGCTATCGCAAGGAGCGATTTTTCGATAGCGGGGGGATGCGTCGAAACAATTAA
- a CDS encoding YdcF family protein, producing the protein MKSFIKISLLFFLITSTLFATVYLGLGFLVSLHSTKPEKADVIVVLGGDNGLRVEKGTELYKAGYAKNIVLTGIDSRYYSPSRPNWRERRMLEAGVPKKAITVDIWSETTWEEAENTSDLMDKKGWNSALVVSDPPHMLRLHKTWTQAFAGSSKQFILVTTEPEWWHPLFWWRDPFSKQFVINEIKKNIYYLLAYY; encoded by the coding sequence ATGAAGTCATTCATAAAAATATCACTGCTGTTTTTTCTCATTACCAGCACTCTGTTCGCGACCGTTTATCTCGGTCTCGGCTTTCTGGTATCGCTTCACTCCACAAAACCTGAAAAGGCTGATGTAATCGTGGTCTTGGGGGGAGACAATGGCTTGCGGGTCGAAAAGGGCACTGAACTTTACAAAGCCGGCTATGCGAAAAACATCGTGCTGACCGGCATCGACAGCCGTTACTACAGTCCGAGTCGTCCCAATTGGCGTGAACGCCGAATGCTGGAAGCCGGAGTACCTAAAAAAGCGATCACGGTCGATATCTGGTCAGAAACTACCTGGGAAGAGGCGGAGAATACCTCGGATTTGATGGATAAAAAGGGGTGGAACTCAGCGCTTGTGGTGAGCGATCCGCCGCATATGCTTCGACTTCATAAAACCTGGACGCAGGCGTTTGCCGGCTCTTCGAAACAATTCATTCTGGTGACTACCGAGCCGGAGTGGTGGCATCCCTTGTTCTGGTGGCGTGATCCGTTCAGTAAACAATTCGTGATCAACGAGATCAAGAAAAACATCTATTACCTGCTGGCTTATTACTGA
- a CDS encoding C40 family peptidase, translating into MPIMKPLACSFVLLLSLLQSPSSLKAAEPTAEIPETCLPVTAISMQEEPSASTAKNFFTDLKKYFGIRYRFGGDSPAGFDCSGFVRFMFSKELNIELPHSSRAMSAMGIQIDRSELRPGDLVFFKNSGDRINHVGIFIGNDTFIHASLSRGIALDRLSSGYFLKRYATAVRIVDLPESQHPQNVDLHSDAIDETGSPS; encoded by the coding sequence ATGCCAATCATGAAACCTCTGGCATGTAGTTTTGTTCTCCTTCTCTCTTTGCTTCAAAGCCCTTCCTCGCTGAAGGCTGCCGAACCGACTGCTGAAATACCGGAAACCTGCCTTCCTGTGACGGCCATCTCCATGCAGGAAGAGCCATCGGCTTCGACAGCAAAAAATTTCTTCACCGACCTCAAAAAGTACTTCGGCATCCGATACCGCTTCGGAGGCGACTCCCCTGCAGGGTTCGATTGCTCGGGCTTCGTGCGCTTCATGTTCAGCAAAGAGCTGAATATTGAATTGCCGCACTCGTCGAGAGCAATGTCGGCAATGGGCATCCAGATTGATCGCAGCGAGTTGCGCCCCGGCGACCTGGTGTTTTTCAAAAACTCAGGCGATCGCATCAACCACGTCGGCATCTTCATCGGAAACGATACCTTCATTCACGCCTCGCTTTCCAGAGGCATCGCCCTCGACAGACTCTCTTCAGGCTATTTCCTCAAGCGGTACGCAACGGCTGTGCGCATTGTCGACCTGCCGGAGAGCCAACATCCTCAGAACGTAGACCTTCATTCCGACGCCATTGACGAGACCGGCTCACCATCGTGA